In Cicer arietinum cultivar CDC Frontier isolate Library 1 chromosome 7, Cicar.CDCFrontier_v2.0, whole genome shotgun sequence, a single window of DNA contains:
- the LOC101501334 gene encoding pentatricopeptide repeat-containing protein At2g46050, mitochondrial, with translation MFCKLHFKKQLSFLPSPFLFFTQYLSISSHQFHPCSRLRASIPIPDQTHFNDPNTIHLFCANALKLSAKKSYLPEGKQLHAHLIKLGFCQVLSLQNQILSVYLKCKQTKDAQKLFDELSVRNVVSWNIMIRGIVRCDNENELDCLQLCFSYFRRMLMEMVVPDYITFNGLICLCAQFHDIEMGVMLHCFTVKVGFDLDCFVGCALVDLYAKCGFVENARRVFCVAPCRDLVMWNVMISCYAFNCLPQEAFRLFNSMRFEVANGDEFTFSSLLSLSDDLEYYNFGKQVHGLVLRQSFDSDVLVASALINMYAKNDNIIDACRVFDEMSIRNVVAWNTMIVGCGNHGDGNEVMKLLKEMLREGFLPDELTISSVISSCGYASAITETLQAHAFAVKLSCQDFLSVPNSLISAYSKCGSITSALKCFELTSKPDLVTWTSLIYAYAFHGLAKEAIEIFEKMISCGIIPDRIAXXXXLSACAHHGLVIIGLHYFKLMTNVYQIVPDSEHYTCLVDLLGRYGLINEAFEILRSMPIEAESHTLGAFVASCKLHSNIRFAKLAAEKLFNIEPEKSVNYAAMSNIYASQKHWFDVERIREMMENKHDVKVPGCSWVEIGNQVHSFVSNDKSHLNALEMYVTLNKLLKPMQEQNGMNL, from the exons ATGTTCTGCAAGCTCCATTTCAAAAAACAGCTCTCTTTCCTTCCATCCCCTTTCTTATTTTTCACTCAATACTTGTCTATCTCTTCTCACCAATTCCATCCATGTAGCAGACTCAGAGCTTCTATTCCAATTCCTGACCAAACCCATTTCAATGATCCTAACACTATCCATTTATTTTGTGCTAATGCTCTTAAACTCTCTGCCAAAAAGTCCTATCTTCCTGAAGGAAAACAGCTACATGCCCATTTAATAAAGTTAGGATTTTGTCAGGTTCTTTCCTTACAAAATCAGATTTTGAGTGTTTATCTTAAATGTAAACAAACTAAAGATGCACAGAAACTGTTTGATGAATTGTCTGTTAGAAATGTTGTGTCGTGGAATATTATGATTCGTGGTATTGTTCGATGTGACAATGAAAATGAATTGGATTGTTTGCAATTGTGCTTTTCTTATTTTAGAAGAATGTTGATGGAAATGGTGGTTCCtgattatataacttttaatggTTTGATTTGTTTATGTGCTCAGTTTCATGATATTGAAATGGGAGTTATGTTGCACTGTTTTACAGTGAAAGTTGGATTTGATTTGGATTGTTTTGTTGGTTGTGCTCTTGTTGATTTATATGCAAAATGTGGTTTTGTTGAGAATGCAAGGAGGGTGTTTTGTGTTGCTCCATGTAGAGATTTGGTTATGTGGAATGTGATGATTTCTTGCTATGCTTTCAATTGTTTACCACAAGAAGCTTTTAGGTTGTTCAATTCGATGCGGTTTGAGGTTGCGAATGGGGACGAGTTCACTTTTAGTAGCTTGCTTAGCCTAAGTGATGATTTGGAATATTACAATTTCGGAAAACAGGTTCACGGTCTTGTTCTGAGACAATCATTTGATTCAGATGTTTTAGTAGCTAGTGCATTGATCAACATGTATGCCAAAAACGACAATATAATTGATGCATGTAGAGTTTTCGATGAGATGTCGATTCGAAATGTTGTGGCATGGAATACCATGATTGTTGGATGTGGGAATCATGGCGACGGCAATGAGGTTATGAAGCTTCTTAAAGAGATGCTTCGCGAAGGGTTTCTTCCCGATGAACTGACTATTTCCAGCGTAATTAGTTCATGTGGCTATGCTTCGGCCATTACCGAAACACTGCAAGCACACGCCTTTGCGGTTAAATTATCATGTCAAGATTTTTTATCTGTCCCCAATTCTTTGATTAGTGCTTACTCAAAGTGCGGTAGCATTACTAGTGCATTAAAATGCTTTGAATTAACTTCAAAGCCTGATCTAGTTACATGGACTTCATTAATATATGCATATGCATTCCATGGTCTTGCTAAAGAAGCCATTGAGATATTTGAAAAGATGATATCTTGTGGCATAATACCAGATCGAATCGC NNNNNNNNNNNNTCTCTCGGCTTGCGCTCATCATGGGCTTGTCATAATAGGACTTCATTACTTCAAATTAATGACCAATGTGTATCAAATTGTTCCTGATTCAGAACATTACACTTGTCTTGTTGATCTTCTAGGAAGATATGGTCTTATAAATGAGGCCTTTGAAATTTTGAGGTCAATGCCAATTGAAGCTGAATCACATACCTTAGGAGCATTTGTAGCATCTTGCAAACTACATTCAAATATAAGATTCGCAAAATTGGCTGCAGAAAAACTCTTCAACATTGAACCAGAAAAGAGTGTAAACTACGCAGCTATGTCGAACATTTACGCTTCTCAAAAACATTGGTTTGATGTTGAAAGAATCCGTGAAATGATGGAAAACAAACATGATGTTAAAGTTCCAGGGTGTAGTTGGGTAGAGATTGGTAATCAAGTTCATTCATTTGTATCAAATGATAAATCACACCTTAATGCTTTAGAAATGTATGTAACATTGAATAAGTTGCTTAAGCCAATGCAGGAACAAAATGGTATGAATTTGTAA
- the LOC101500599 gene encoding calmodulin-binding receptor-like cytoplasmic kinase 2 isoform X1, with amino-acid sequence MTTTFVHNRNQSSGHRSAPDRISRYSDVSTSNQSTVSSSSSSSGRNPVVAVAMSVAGLFATCFTPPDSSNSKSLADSEEFKSSSVASNTSTADSQRGSQRGRGSKRGTIIGLYNNAIQGNEPGIVKYTMEEIIQVTKNFSPSFKIGQGGFGAVYKTKLLDGTIVAVKRAKKTMHEKHLGVEFQSEIQTLSRVEHLNLVKFYGYLDQGDEKIIVVEYVPNGTLREHLDCEFSLSLSTILVFLCLMACIGFLCLLLNQRIIAGIHGNVLELAARLDIAIDVAHALTYLHMYMDHPIIHRDIKSSNILLTENFRAKVADFGFAKQAPDSDSGMTHISTQVKGTAGYLDPEYLKTYQLTEKSDVYSFGVLLVELVTGRRPIEPKFELKERITVKWAMKRFIDGNAISALDPRLDQTYANNLALEKILELALQCLAPHRQSRPNMKRCAEILWAIRKDYRELSVSDFRSYSTTSQRSTSL; translated from the exons ATGACTACAACTTTTGTCCACAACCGTAACCAATCCTCCGGTCACCGGAGTGCGCCGGACCGAATATCCCGTTATTCCGATGTCAGCACCTCCAACCAGTCAACAgtctcctcctcctcctcctccagCGGCCGTAATCCAGTAGTGGCCGTTGCCATGTCGGTCGCCGGATTGTTTGCCACTTGCTTCACGCCGCCGGATTCCAGCAATTCCAAGAGTCTCGCTGATTCCGAAGAATTCAAATCCTCTTCTG ttGCGTCAAATACTTCAACAGCTGATAGTCAAAGAGGTAGTCAGAGAGGTCGTGGCTCAAAGCGAGGTACCATCATCGGTTTATACAACAACGCAATCCAGGGGAACGAGCCCGGCATTGTGAAATACACCATGGAGGAAATCATCCAAGTCACTAAAAACTTCTCTCCTTCTTTCAAGATTGGCCAAGGAGGTTTTGGTGCAGTCTACAAGACCAAACTCCTGGATGGAACCATTGTTGCAGTAAAGCGAGCTAAGAAG ACTATGCACGAGAAACATTTAGGTGTGGAGTTCCAAAGCGAGATCCAAACACTATCAAGGGTCGAACATTTGAACTTGGTAAAGTTCTATGGATATTTGGATCAAGGTGATGAAAAAATCATTGTTGTGGAGTATGTTCCTAATGGAACACTCAGAGAACATTTAGATTGTGAGTTTTCTCTGAGCCTTTCAACTATTTTAGTTTTCCTTTGCCTTATGGCTTGCATTGGTTTTTTGTGCTTACTACTTAATCAAAGGATCATAGCAGGCATTCATGGAAACGTTCTGGAACTTGCTGCTCGTCTAGATATTGCAATTGATGTAGCTCATGCTCTCACCTATCTTCATATGTATATGG ATCATCCTATCATTCATAGAGACATAAAATCTTCCAACATTCTCCTCACCGAGAATTTTCGAGCTAAGGTAGCAGACTTTGGTTTTGCTAAACAAGCACCTGACAGTGATTCTGGCATGACCCATATCTCCACCCAAGTTAAAGGAACAGCTGGATACTTGGACCCTGAATACTTGAAAACCTATCAGCTAACCGAAAAGAGCGACGTCTATTCATTCGGTGTTTTGCTTGTTGAACTTGTCACAGGCAGACGCCCCATTGAACCAAAATTCGAACTCAAAGAGAGAATAACAGTGAAATGG GCTATGAAGAGGTTTATTGACGGAAACGCCATCTCAGCCTTGGACCCAAGACTGGATCAAACTTATGCAAATAATTTGGCCTTAGAAAAGATACTTGAACTAGCTTTACAGTGTTTGGCTCCTCATAGACAAAGCAGGCCAAACATGAAGAGATGCGCGGAGATCCTTTGGGCCATTCGCAAGGATTACAGAGAGCTATCTGTTTCAGACTTTCGATCATATTCCACTACTTCCCAAAGGAGCACCTCATTGTGA
- the LOC101500599 gene encoding calmodulin-binding receptor-like cytoplasmic kinase 2 isoform X3 has product MTTTFVHNRNQSSGHRSAPDRISRYSDVSTSNQSTVSSSSSSSGRNPVVAVAMSVAGLFATCFTPPDSSNSKSLADSEEFKSSSVASNTSTADSQRGSQRGRGSKRGTIIGLYNNAIQGNEPGIVKYTMEEIIQVTKNFSPSFKIGQGGFGAVYKTKLLDGTIVAVKRAKKTMHEKHLGVEFQSEIQTLSRVEHLNLVKFYGYLDQGDEKIIVVEYVPNGTLREHLDCIHGNVLELAARLDIAIDVAHALTYLHMYMDHPIIHRDIKSSNILLTENFRAKVADFGFAKQAPDSDSGMTHISTQVKGTAGYLDPEYLKTYQLTEKSDVYSFGVLLVELVTGRRPIEPKFELKERITVKWAMKRFIDGNAISALDPRLDQTYANNLALEKILELALQCLAPHRQSRPNMKRCAEILWAIRKDYRELSVSDFRSYSTTSQRSTSL; this is encoded by the exons ATGACTACAACTTTTGTCCACAACCGTAACCAATCCTCCGGTCACCGGAGTGCGCCGGACCGAATATCCCGTTATTCCGATGTCAGCACCTCCAACCAGTCAACAgtctcctcctcctcctcctccagCGGCCGTAATCCAGTAGTGGCCGTTGCCATGTCGGTCGCCGGATTGTTTGCCACTTGCTTCACGCCGCCGGATTCCAGCAATTCCAAGAGTCTCGCTGATTCCGAAGAATTCAAATCCTCTTCTG ttGCGTCAAATACTTCAACAGCTGATAGTCAAAGAGGTAGTCAGAGAGGTCGTGGCTCAAAGCGAGGTACCATCATCGGTTTATACAACAACGCAATCCAGGGGAACGAGCCCGGCATTGTGAAATACACCATGGAGGAAATCATCCAAGTCACTAAAAACTTCTCTCCTTCTTTCAAGATTGGCCAAGGAGGTTTTGGTGCAGTCTACAAGACCAAACTCCTGGATGGAACCATTGTTGCAGTAAAGCGAGCTAAGAAG ACTATGCACGAGAAACATTTAGGTGTGGAGTTCCAAAGCGAGATCCAAACACTATCAAGGGTCGAACATTTGAACTTGGTAAAGTTCTATGGATATTTGGATCAAGGTGATGAAAAAATCATTGTTGTGGAGTATGTTCCTAATGGAACACTCAGAGAACATTTAGATT GCATTCATGGAAACGTTCTGGAACTTGCTGCTCGTCTAGATATTGCAATTGATGTAGCTCATGCTCTCACCTATCTTCATATGTATATGG ATCATCCTATCATTCATAGAGACATAAAATCTTCCAACATTCTCCTCACCGAGAATTTTCGAGCTAAGGTAGCAGACTTTGGTTTTGCTAAACAAGCACCTGACAGTGATTCTGGCATGACCCATATCTCCACCCAAGTTAAAGGAACAGCTGGATACTTGGACCCTGAATACTTGAAAACCTATCAGCTAACCGAAAAGAGCGACGTCTATTCATTCGGTGTTTTGCTTGTTGAACTTGTCACAGGCAGACGCCCCATTGAACCAAAATTCGAACTCAAAGAGAGAATAACAGTGAAATGG GCTATGAAGAGGTTTATTGACGGAAACGCCATCTCAGCCTTGGACCCAAGACTGGATCAAACTTATGCAAATAATTTGGCCTTAGAAAAGATACTTGAACTAGCTTTACAGTGTTTGGCTCCTCATAGACAAAGCAGGCCAAACATGAAGAGATGCGCGGAGATCCTTTGGGCCATTCGCAAGGATTACAGAGAGCTATCTGTTTCAGACTTTCGATCATATTCCACTACTTCCCAAAGGAGCACCTCATTGTGA
- the LOC101500599 gene encoding calmodulin-binding receptor-like cytoplasmic kinase 2 isoform X2, translating into MTTTFVHNRNQSSGHRSAPDRISRYSDVSTSNQSTVSSSSSSSGRNPVVAVAMSVAGLFATCFTPPDSSNSKSLADSEEFKSSSVASNTSTADSQRGSQRGRGSKRGTIIGLYNNAIQGNEPGIVKYTMEEIIQVTKNFSPSFKIGQGGFGAVYKTKLLDGTIVAVKRAKKTMHEKHLGVEFQSEIQTLSRVEHLNLVKFYGYLDQGDEKIIVVEYVPNGTLREHLDSGIHGNVLELAARLDIAIDVAHALTYLHMYMDHPIIHRDIKSSNILLTENFRAKVADFGFAKQAPDSDSGMTHISTQVKGTAGYLDPEYLKTYQLTEKSDVYSFGVLLVELVTGRRPIEPKFELKERITVKWAMKRFIDGNAISALDPRLDQTYANNLALEKILELALQCLAPHRQSRPNMKRCAEILWAIRKDYRELSVSDFRSYSTTSQRSTSL; encoded by the exons ATGACTACAACTTTTGTCCACAACCGTAACCAATCCTCCGGTCACCGGAGTGCGCCGGACCGAATATCCCGTTATTCCGATGTCAGCACCTCCAACCAGTCAACAgtctcctcctcctcctcctccagCGGCCGTAATCCAGTAGTGGCCGTTGCCATGTCGGTCGCCGGATTGTTTGCCACTTGCTTCACGCCGCCGGATTCCAGCAATTCCAAGAGTCTCGCTGATTCCGAAGAATTCAAATCCTCTTCTG ttGCGTCAAATACTTCAACAGCTGATAGTCAAAGAGGTAGTCAGAGAGGTCGTGGCTCAAAGCGAGGTACCATCATCGGTTTATACAACAACGCAATCCAGGGGAACGAGCCCGGCATTGTGAAATACACCATGGAGGAAATCATCCAAGTCACTAAAAACTTCTCTCCTTCTTTCAAGATTGGCCAAGGAGGTTTTGGTGCAGTCTACAAGACCAAACTCCTGGATGGAACCATTGTTGCAGTAAAGCGAGCTAAGAAG ACTATGCACGAGAAACATTTAGGTGTGGAGTTCCAAAGCGAGATCCAAACACTATCAAGGGTCGAACATTTGAACTTGGTAAAGTTCTATGGATATTTGGATCAAGGTGATGAAAAAATCATTGTTGTGGAGTATGTTCCTAATGGAACACTCAGAGAACATTTAGATT CAGGCATTCATGGAAACGTTCTGGAACTTGCTGCTCGTCTAGATATTGCAATTGATGTAGCTCATGCTCTCACCTATCTTCATATGTATATGG ATCATCCTATCATTCATAGAGACATAAAATCTTCCAACATTCTCCTCACCGAGAATTTTCGAGCTAAGGTAGCAGACTTTGGTTTTGCTAAACAAGCACCTGACAGTGATTCTGGCATGACCCATATCTCCACCCAAGTTAAAGGAACAGCTGGATACTTGGACCCTGAATACTTGAAAACCTATCAGCTAACCGAAAAGAGCGACGTCTATTCATTCGGTGTTTTGCTTGTTGAACTTGTCACAGGCAGACGCCCCATTGAACCAAAATTCGAACTCAAAGAGAGAATAACAGTGAAATGG GCTATGAAGAGGTTTATTGACGGAAACGCCATCTCAGCCTTGGACCCAAGACTGGATCAAACTTATGCAAATAATTTGGCCTTAGAAAAGATACTTGAACTAGCTTTACAGTGTTTGGCTCCTCATAGACAAAGCAGGCCAAACATGAAGAGATGCGCGGAGATCCTTTGGGCCATTCGCAAGGATTACAGAGAGCTATCTGTTTCAGACTTTCGATCATATTCCACTACTTCCCAAAGGAGCACCTCATTGTGA
- the LOC101500287 gene encoding uncharacterized protein, translating to MLFNSIQWCHLTLILLNALLLFTSSFDLSSANDELSSTDGFATVSSFSYPQTTLRPFDFRYIRVDIPPWFSAVSIALNSDVDLDVARIERVPKKSLPIICFRDGSPPLPDALNTSLKYSSVSGINGLDIEQCFPMEKNITMKLTNELISPGAWYIGLFNGIGAARTQSKMISRGTSYTFSANISVEACKNSMMRGEFCNSTINPLSCTASDVYDSLKATVKKLTMENAMTCKSNFETFCVQEGVPNLYSLDITNAVEELTIMARNIKFNITPSVNTSGGASDVNLLCFARHGAIPANSLYDYSSDLNKSPLVIRSPRIGRWYISVLPVNLTKKFGEAKDGNVKVCYSLESQMLQCPFGKAGPNCTMSSYTLQTVLRRGSTPFESYYLPIGEGASSANFPLEPLLNNSSNGGETNNIWTYFTFDIPRGAAGRNIHIRLSSDAKISYEVYARFGGLPSVDIQDYYYANKTMKSDQSVFFMLYDSSDKNIDFYIIYAREGTWGFGLRNVNTSIDSLKQQTIMSISLEGCPKQCSSHGDCKFSLDATGLTSYSFCSCDRNHGGFDCSIEIVSHKEHILQSIFLIGSNAAAILPAYWSLRQKAFAEWIIFTASGISSGLYHACDVGTWCVLSFNALQFMDFWLSFMAVISTFVYLATIDEVYKRTIHTAVAIFTALMSVTNATRSSNIVLVIVIGALGLLIGWLIEMSTKYRSLSFSFGFSTNFLQSLLTIKLWFYNLVKTLMRRFHWGFLLAGFTALFMAGVSWMLETSESYWIWHSFWHVTIYTSSFLVLCSKANIVDAETQVPRSENYALTRQDSFSRE from the exons atgctTTTCAATTCGATTCAGTGGTGTCATCTCACTCTGATTCTTCTCAATGCTTTGTTACTTTTCACTTCTTCATTTGATCTTTCTTCTGCAAATGATGAACTAAGTAGCACTGATGGTTTCGCCACTGTTTCCAGCTTCAGTTACCCTCAAACCACTCTTAGACCCTTTGATTTTCGTTATATCAGAG TTGATATACCGCCTTGGTTTTCTGCAGTCTCCATAGCATTGAATTCAGATGTAGACCTT GATGTTGCGAGAATCGAAAGGGTTCCAAAAAAGTCACTGCCAATAATATGCTTTAGAGATGGCAGTCCTCCTCTACCAGATGCTTTAAACACATCTCTGAAATATTCATCTGTCTCAG GAATAAATGGTCTTGATATTGAGCAGTGCTTTCCAATGGAGAAGAATATCACAATGAAATTGACTAATGAGTTG ATATCTCCAGGTGCTTGGTACATTGGTCTTTTCAATGGCATTGGAGCCGCGAGAACACAATCAAAGATG ATTAGTCGAGGCACATCGTACACCTTTAGTGCCAATATAAGTGTGGAAGCTTGCAAAAATTCGATGATGAGGGGCGAGTTCTGTAACAGTACCATCAATCCACTTTCATGTACAGCATCTGATGTCTATGATTCTTTGAAGGCTACAGTGAAGAAGCTAACAATGGAAAACGCGATGACCTGCAAAAGTAACTTTGAAACTTTTTGTGTTCAGGAAGGCGTACCGAACTTATATTCCTTGGATATAACAAATGCCGTAGAAGAATTGACCATTATGGCAAGGAATATCAAATTCAATATTACACCTTCAGTTAATACTTCTGGTGGTGCAAGTGATGTTAATTTATTGTGTTTTGCTCGCCACGGCGCAATACCTGCAAATAGTTTGTACGATTATTCCAGTGATTTAAATAAATCCCCTCTGGTTATTCGTTCTCCACGGATCGGTCGTTGGTACATTAGTGTATTACCAGTTAATCTTACAAAAAAGTTTGGAGAGGCTAAGGATGGTAATGTAAAAGTTTGCTATTCCCTTGAATCACAAATGCTTCAGTGCCCATTTGGAAAAGCCGGACCAAATTGTACAATGAGTAGCTACACGCTTCAG ACAGTTCTAAGGAGAGGTTCAACTCCCTTCGAATCATATTATTTGCCTATAGGTGAAGGAGCGTCATCTGCCAATTTTCCTCTCGAGCCACTTTTGAACAACTCGTCAAACGGAGGTGAAACTAACAACATTTGGACTTACTTTACTTTCGACATTCCTCGTGGTGCAGCTGGCCGAAATATTCACATACGGCTATCCTCAGATGCAAAGATCAGTTACGAAGTTTATGCAAGATTTGGTGGATTGCCTTCTGTTGACATCCAGGACTATTATTATGCTAACAAGACAATGAAAAGTGATCAATCCGTGTTTTTCATGCTATATGATTCGAGCGACAAAAACATCgatttttacattatttatgCTAGAGAAGGAACTTGGGGTTTTGGTCTAAGAAATGTTAACACTAGCATTGATTCTTTGAAACAGCAAACTATCATGTCTATTTCACTCGAAGGATGTCCGAAACAATGCTCCTCTCACGGGGACTGTAAATTTTCTTTGGATGCTACTGGATTGACGTCTTACAG CTTCTGTTCTTGTGATCGAAACCACGGTGGCTTTGACTGTAGCATTGAAATCGTATCACATAAAG AGCACATACTTCAATCAATTTTTCTCATTGGATCAAATGCTGCAGCCATACTTCCTGCGTATTGGTCCCTTCGACAAAAG GCATTTGCAGAATGGATTATATTCACAGCCAGTGGAATATCAAGTGGACTATATCATGCGTGTGACGTAGGCACGTGGTGTGTATTGAGCTTCAATGCTCTACAG TTTATGGACTTCTGGCTCTCTTTCATGGCTGTGATTAGCACTTTTGTATACCTAGCTACCATTGACGAAGTATATAAGAGGACAATCCACACAGCTGTTGCTATCTTCACTGCTCTCATGTCTGTAACTAATGCAACCAG GTCTTCTAATATTGTTCTTGTGATTGTGATTGGTGCTCTTGGTCTTCTTATTGGATGGTTGATAGAAATGTCGACAAAGTATAGGTCCCTTTCCTTTTCATTTGGATTCTCGACAAATTTCCTTCAAAG TTTGTTAACTATAAAGCTATGGTTCTATAATCTTGTCAAGACACTTATGAGGCGGTTCCATTGGGGTTTTCTATTGGCCGGGTTCACCGCATTATTCATGGCAGGAGTAAGTTGGATGCTTGAAACAAGTGAGAGCTATTGGATTTGGCATAG cTTTTGGCATGTTACAATATACACATCTTCTTTCTTAGTCCTTTGTTCAAAAGCAAATATTGTTGATGCTGAAACTCAAGTACCAAGAAGTGAAAACTATGCACTAACTCGTCAGGACTCATTTTCAAGAGAATAA